A genomic window from Montipora capricornis isolate CH-2021 chromosome 8, ASM3666992v2, whole genome shotgun sequence includes:
- the LOC138013675 gene encoding uncharacterized protein, producing the protein MACSRLKNTEKRLLRQPIVGQEYNQIIASYLDNGYIHKINETDKEPPVVWYLPHFPVCRSERTTTKTRIVFDASAKFQGTSLNEELFAGTKLQNGLFDVLLRFRRFLVAVACDVSEKNLQIRIPIEDRPKFRFLWRNLEVDRKPDIYEFERVVFGDASAPFRAQYVSQENARIYQKEFPHASTTVCKSTYMDDSLDSVRDNQMAI; encoded by the coding sequence ATGGCTTGCAGTCGATTGAAAAATACGGAGAAGCGTCTGTTAAGGCAACCTATAGTGGGACAAGAGTACAACCAAATTATCGCGTCGTATTTAGACAACGGTTATATTCACAAGATTAACGAGACAGACAAAGAACCGCCTGTTGTCTGGTATCTTCCTCATTTCCCAGTTTGTCGTTCCGAAAGAACGACAACCAAGACGAGAATTGTATTTGATGCCAGTGCTAAGTTTCAGGGAACGTCTTTGAACGAGGAACTTTTTGCAGGAACCAAGCTCCAAAACGGTCTATTTGATGTGCTCCTGCGATTCCGTCGTTTTCTCGTTGCTGTTGCCTGTGATGTAAGTGAGAAGAACTTACAGATTCGTATCCCGATAGAAGATCGTCCAAAGTTCAGATTTCTTTGGAGGAATTTAGAAGTTGATCGAAAGCCTGATATCTACGAATTTGAACGAGTGGTATTCGGTGACGCTTCAGCCCCTTTTCGCGCACAGTACGTGTCCCAGGAAAATGCAAGAATTTACCAGAAAGAGTTTCCTCATGCATCCACTACAGTCTGCAAATCTACCTATATGGATGACTCACTAGATTCCGTGAGGGACAACCAGATGGCTATTTAG
- the LOC138013676 gene encoding uncharacterized protein, translating into MFEIVEKHLPSIHCYADDTQLYVAFSPNQPGDDEAARKAMGDCIRDLRGWMVRDHLKLNEDKTEVVLIGTRQQLAKVNVTSIAVGDETIEAKPSVRNLGSWFDSQLSMSTHISKAIHGFAPPSISELISIKAQRAHSLRSANGILLSPSIIKARKARGDRAFQVAAPQLWNALPLELRQNTPISSFKRCLKTHLFRSAFQ; encoded by the exons ATGTTCGAAATTGTAGAGAAGCACCTCCCTAGCATTCATTGCTACGCAGATGATACACAGCTGTATGTGGCGTTCAGTCCAAATCAACCAGGAGACGATGAGGCTGCTCGTAAAGCCATGGGTGACTGTATCAGGGACTTAAGGGGTTGGATGGTTAGGGATCATTTAAAGCTTAATGAGGATAAGACGGAGGTTGTACTGATAGGTACTAGGCAGCAGCTCGCAAAGGTCAATGTGACAAGCATTGCGGTAGGCGACGAAACTATAGAAGCAAAACCTTCAGTTAGAAATTTAGGGTCATGGTTTGATTCGCAACTTAGTATGTCGACTCACATAAGTAAA GCTATTCATGGCTTCGCGCCACCTTCTATTTCAGAGCTGATTTCCATCAAAGCCCAACGTGCTCATAGTCTAAGGTCTGCTAACGGAATTTTGCTCTCGCCTAGTATTATCAAGGCTCGCAAAGCACGCGGTGACAGGGCATTCCAGGTGGCAGCACCGCAACTTTGGAATGCCCTGCCACTAGAACTGAGGCAAAACACACCtatttcgagttttaaacgATGTTTAAAGACACATCTTTTTCGCTCTGCTTTTcaatga
- the LOC138013678 gene encoding uncharacterized protein yields MALGLDTHSFLKCFVRMASRRGYPQEIVSDRGTNFIGADRELRELLDGLDRDKIKDQTVNKGVKWIFNPPLAPHFGGVHEVMMKAAKKAIRAILGDADENDEELMTTFTGVEALMNSRPLTYQSANPKDVTPLTPHHFLHGQAGGLSAPASVDEKSFNPRKRWRRIQELISGVDFPLREEVDEGMASVAEYASKMERNTNRSQGGRCSPRDLTRES; encoded by the coding sequence ATGGCGTTGGGTTTAGACACTCACAGTTTTCTTAAGTGTTTCGTTCGAATGGCAAGTCGCCGGGGATACCCTCAAGAGATCGTTAGTGACCGAGGAACAAATTTTATCGGAGCGGACCGGGAACTTCGGGAATTACTGGATGGTCTGGATCGAGACAAGATCAAAGACCAAACTGTAAACAAAGGAGTGAAATGGATCTTTAATCCACCTTTGGCGCCCCATTTCGGAGGAGTTCATGAAGTTATGATGAAGGCAGCAAAAAAGGCTATTCGAGCGATCCTTGGTGATGCGGACGAAAACGACGAAGAGTTAATGACAACATTCACTGGTGTTGAAGCATTGATGAATTCTCGCCCTCTTACATATCAATCAGCAAACCCGAAAGATGTCACTCCCTTGACTCCACACCACTTCCTCCATGGTCAAGCAGGAGGACTCTCAGCGCCTGCGTCCGTTGATGAAAAATCCTTTAACCCGAGGAAAAGATGGAGACGAATCCAGGAATTGATTTCAGGAGTTGATTTTCCACTTAGGGAAGAGGTAGATGAAGGAATGGCTTCCGTTGCTGAATACGCGTCAAAAATGGAACGAAACACGAACAGATCTCAAGGTGGGAGATGCAGTCCTCGCGATCTCACCAGAGAGTCCTAG